A stretch of the Papaver somniferum cultivar HN1 chromosome 6, ASM357369v1, whole genome shotgun sequence genome encodes the following:
- the LOC113287513 gene encoding basic leucine zipper 61-like, whose translation MAQLPPKVPNMTQNWPNFHHQKMPSLGNLMPTAAANGSTQQQQQQHSPSWVDEFLDFSSTKRNAHRRSASDSITFLEAPFVEECRANSAGLRPGNNEFDRLDDEQLMSMFSDDISTTIPQNLSSSNPSTPSDHNSINDDKPTPSDQQQQLKNESGEVQSSCQSDQVPPPNSNGDSIIDPKRVKRILANRQSAQRSRVRKLQYISELERSVTSLQTEVSALSPRVAFLDHQRLVLNVDNSALKQRIAALAQDKIFKDAHQEALKKEIERLRQVYHQQNLKKMNNSNNNSSTDNQNQNGTDQEDQQPIN comes from the exons ATGGCTCAATTACCACCAAAAGTTCCAAACATGACACAAAATTGGCCAAATTTTCATCATCAAAAAATGCCATCATTGGGTAATTTGAtgccaacagcagcagcaaatgGTAGtactcaacaacagcaacaacaacattcaCCGTCATGGGTAGATGAGTTTCTTGatttttcatcaacaaaaagaaatgCACATAGAAGATCTGCAAGTGATTCAATAACATTTCTTGAAGCGCCATTTGTGGAAGAATGTAGAGCTAATTCAGCTGGTTTAAGGCCTGGTAATAATGAGTTTGATAGATTGGATGATGAACAACTTATGTCCATGTTTTCAGATGATATTTCAACCACTATACCTCAAAATCTATCTTCATCAAACCCTTCTACACCTTCTGATCATAATAGTATTAATGACGATAAACCTACACCGtctgatcaacaacaacaacttaagAATGAATCAGGAGAAGTACAGAGTTCATGTCAATCAGACCAAGTTCCTCCACCTAATTCCAATGGTGATTCAATTATCGATCCTAAAAGGGTTAAGAG AATTTTGGCTAACCGACAATCGGCACAACGATCACGAGTGAGGAAACTACAATACATATCCGAGCTCGAAAGAAGCGTGACATCGTTGCAG ACGGAAGTATCAGCATTGTCACCTCGAGTTGCATTTCTAGACCATCAACGCCTTGTTCTAAATGTTGATAACAGTGCTCTAAAGCAAAGAATTGCGGCTCTAGCACAGGATAAGATTTTCAAAGATG CTCATCAAGAAGCATTGAAGAAGGAAATAGAGAGATTAAGACAAGTTTATCACCAGCAAAATCTAAAGAAAatgaacaacagcaacaacaattcATCAACTGACAATCAGAACCAAAACGGTACTGATCAAGAGGATCAGCAACCAATCAACTGA